A single genomic interval of Buchnera aphidicola (Symydobius americanus) harbors:
- the dapF gene encoding diaminopimelate epimerase, with translation MNFSKMHGLGNDFVIINKINQFFNISSIQIQKLSDRNTGIGFDQLLIVEKSDDLNFDFFYRIFNSNGSEVSQCGNGARCFAYFVFLKKITHKKQLVLKTHTNIIYVKIYNKYQIKVNMGIPVFNPDKIPMLFPEALKKYSIIINSKKIFFGAVSIGNPHCVIIVNDILKYPIHELGSLISQHVLFPEQINVNFIQIINRNHIIFRVYERGVGETKACGSGACAAVVVGIIQDFLDSKVRVTLLGGDLNISWNGLDHAVYMVGPAEHVYDGNINLPII, from the coding sequence ATAAATTTTTCAAAAATGCATGGTCTTGGAAATGATTTTGTTATTATAAATAAAATTAATCAATTTTTTAATATTTCTAGTATTCAGATACAAAAATTATCTGATAGAAATACAGGAATTGGTTTTGATCAATTATTAATTGTGGAAAAATCTGATGACTTAAACTTTGATTTTTTTTATCGTATTTTTAATTCTAACGGATCAGAAGTATCACAATGTGGAAATGGTGCAAGATGTTTCGCTTATTTTGTTTTTCTAAAAAAAATTACACATAAGAAACAGTTAGTTCTTAAAACACATACAAATATTATCTATGTTAAAATATACAACAAATACCAAATTAAGGTAAATATGGGGATACCAGTTTTTAATCCTGATAAAATACCAATGTTATTTCCGGAAGCTTTAAAGAAATATTCTATTATTATAAATAGTAAAAAAATATTTTTTGGTGCGGTTTCTATTGGTAATCCCCATTGTGTAATTATTGTGAATGATATATTAAAATATCCAATTCATGAACTAGGCAGTTTAATAAGTCAACATGTATTGTTTCCTGAACAAATTAATGTTAATTTTATACAAATTATTAATCGAAATCATATTATTTTTAGAGTATATGAAAGAGGGGTAGGTGAAACAAAAGCATGTGGTAGTGGTGCTTGTGCTGCTGTTGTGGTTGGAATAATACAAGATTTTTTAGATTCAAAAGTGAGAGTAACTTTACTTGGGGGTGATCTTAATATTAGTTGGAATGGATTAGATCATGCAGTTTATATGGTAGGACCGGCTGAACATGTATATGATGGTAATATTAATTTGCCTATTATTTAA
- the cyaY gene encoding iron donor protein CyaY: MKLTQLDFYLQFEKILFKIEEYLNTFHGKNDIDYEINNNIMTISFQKNNKIIINKQTALKQIWLATKKNGYHFNYENFNWICNRTKRNIWNILEESFYTQGKEKVNFSNLYDKNDFKNNKNFKK; the protein is encoded by the coding sequence ATGAAACTTACACAATTAGATTTCTACCTTCAATTCGAAAAAATATTATTTAAAATTGAAGAATACCTAAATACATTTCATGGTAAAAATGATATCGATTATGAAATTAATAACAATATTATGACAATATCATTTCAAAAAAATAATAAAATTATCATTAATAAACAAACAGCATTAAAACAAATTTGGTTAGCAACTAAAAAAAATGGATATCATTTTAATTATGAAAATTTTAATTGGATTTGTAATCGTACAAAAAGAAATATATGGAATATTTTAGAAGAATCTTTCTATACACAGGGTAAAGAAAAAGTAAATTTTTCCAATCTTTATGATAAAAATGATTTTAAAAACAATAAAAATTTTAAAAAATAA
- the hemC gene encoding hydroxymethylbilane synthase yields MKQKIIRIATRKSPLALLQSYHVKKKILYFYPHLKIQIIPINTYGDQNIDKPLYRINGKNIFIKELELALLKNQADIAIHSMKDIPIKIHNQLHLISICKRGNPLDALVSNYYNSINELPIGAIIGTSSLRRKCQLISYRPDLIIYPIRGNIETRINKLDLGMYDAIILGVEGLNKLKLKHRIKQIISEKLSLPSCGQGAIGIESRKYDKNISIILKKINNTSSYISIKAERSFCEILQSGCQTPIGSFAIIKRNILWLRGMIGSSDGKVILKGEQYGSLSNAKKIGYKLAKKLLTYGAKEILNIHDKKYN; encoded by the coding sequence ATGAAACAAAAAATTATTCGAATTGCGACCCGAAAAAGTCCATTAGCATTATTACAATCCTATCATGTTAAGAAAAAAATTTTATATTTTTACCCTCATTTAAAAATTCAAATTATTCCTATCAATACTTACGGAGATCAAAATATTGATAAACCATTATATCGTATTAATGGAAAAAACATTTTTATTAAAGAATTAGAACTAGCACTATTAAAAAATCAAGCTGATATTGCAATTCATTCGATGAAAGATATTCCAATTAAAATACATAATCAATTACATTTAATTAGCATTTGTAAAAGAGGAAATCCATTAGATGCATTAGTCTCTAACTATTACAATTCAATTAACGAATTACCAATAGGCGCAATTATCGGAACATCTAGTTTAAGACGAAAATGTCAATTAATTTCCTATCGACCTGACTTAATCATTTATCCTATTCGAGGTAATATAGAAACCAGGATTAATAAATTAGATCTTGGAATGTATGACGCTATCATTCTTGGAGTAGAAGGATTAAATAAACTAAAATTAAAACATCGAATTAAACAAATTATATCAGAAAAATTATCTTTACCATCATGCGGACAAGGTGCAATTGGAATTGAATCTAGAAAATATGATAAAAATATTTCTATTATATTAAAAAAAATTAATAATACAAGTAGCTATATTAGCATAAAAGCAGAAAGATCTTTTTGTGAAATATTACAATCCGGGTGCCAAACACCAATAGGAAGTTTTGCAATTATAAAAAGAAATATATTATGGTTAAGAGGAATGATAGGATCTTCAGATGGGAAAGTCATACTAAAAGGTGAACAATATGGATCATTATCCAATGCAAAAAAAATAGGATACAAATTGGCTAAAAAATTATTAACATACGGAGCAAAAGAAATATTAAATATACATGATAAAAAATATAATTAA